One Papio anubis isolate 15944 chromosome 18, Panubis1.0, whole genome shotgun sequence genomic window, GTTAGTCATAACATTCACACACATAGTTTTCCAGTCTCAAACAGCAAATACTTAGAAAATAGGATAGTTCTCAttgataatagaaaaaataaatatttaagatctctgaagaaaatgtcaaaatgattttagaataaaagagacaggtgagcgcggtggctcacgcctgtaatcccagcactttgggaggccgaggcgggcggatcacctgaggtcaggagttggagatcagcttgaccaacatggagaaaccctgtctctactaaaaatacaaaattaaccaggcgtggtggcgcatgcctgtaatcccagctactagggaggctgaggcagcagaatcacttgaacccgggaggcagaggttgcagtgagccgatattgcgccactgcactccagcctgggtgacagagcgagactctatctcaaaaaaaaaaaaaaaaaaaaagaggccaggctcagtggctgatgcctgtaatcccaacacttttggaggccaagtcagaaagatcgcttcagcccaggagtttgagaccagcgtgggcaacatcgggagaccccatctctaaaactctttaaaaaaaatttagctggatgtggtggcacacacctgtggtctcagctactcggaagactgaggtgggaggatcccttgagcccaggagttagaggctgcagtcagctgtgatcatgtcactgcacttagCATGGCTCACAAAGCAACACTCTGTCTCGAAACAAAGAAACATACAAGGTAATGATATAGTGATAACAGTAATATCTCAAATATAATCTACATTCTCCTTCCTCCACTTGTGCcaaaagtattcttttttctttttttgagacagagtctagctctgtcacccaggctggagtgcaatggcttcatcttggctcactgcaacttctgtctcccgggttcaagtgattctgctgcctcagcctccaaagtggctgggattacgggcacctgccatcatgcccagctaatttttatatttttggtagaggagttttcaccgtattgcccaggctggtcttgaactgctgaccacaggtgatccacctgatgtggcctcccaaagtactgggattacaggcgtgagccactgtgcctggcgcaaaaaaatattcttttttttttcttttgagatggtctcactaccttgcccaggctggactcaaactcctgggctcaagcgattctcccacctcaacctcccaagtagctgggactccaggcatatggcactgtgcccagctcatctttattgctttttgttttgttaaatccAAGAGCCAGTCAAGGTTTGCTTGTTGCATTTAATTGTCATGTCTCTTAAGACTCCTAAATCTAGAAGAATTTCCTCACCTGCATTTTATTGCCTCCCATtacaatgattctcctgcctcagctcctgcaagtagctgggacttacaggcccacgccaccatgcctagctaaattttttgtagaaacagggtttgaccatgttgcccaggctgctctcaaactcctgagttcaaccgATCcacgtgcctctgcctcccaaagtgctaggattacaggtgtgagccaccatgtctagccaggtacaaatatttttgtaagatTACAACCCAGGTGACATTGTTACTCCCTGTTGCACTATATCGggtttataattttaagaaatttagcCTTTAGCTGCAAGGTTTCAGGAGCAGTTTTCCAGATCAAAAATATcttcagctgagtgtggtgcctcacgcctttactcccagcactttgggaagccaagacagggtaatggcttgagcccaggacttttgAGATCACCCtgagtgacagcaagaccctgtctcgaaaagaaaaaatatatactcaaatacttttcatttctcaattgttttttttcttccagactcGTAAAACAGCTAGTTGGCTGGCAGCAGAGCTCTCAAAAGAAGGCCACCAGGTGGCTCTGCTGAGTGGGGAGATGATGGTGGAGCAGAGGGCTGCGGTGATTGAGCGCTTCCGAGAGGGCAAAGAGAAGGTTCTGGTGACCACCAACGTGTGTGCCCGCGGTGAGCAGAGGACGTGTCCTACCTGGTCTGCCAGGCTCGGGGTCCCAGGCCCAGTTAGAGCCAGAAATCCTTGTATACAGGAAAGTTGTATGGTCTCAGGGAGATCGGTGTGGCTGGTGACAATATTCCTTTCTAGGAGAGACTGTTTGCATTTCCCTCAGGTGATAAGAACTCACacatgctgggcacggtggctcacacctgcaatcccaaggcaggagaattacttgaaccctggagatggaggttgcagtgagccaagattgtgccattgcactctatcctgggtgacagagtgagaatccgtctccaaaaaaaaaaacgaagaggccaggcgcagtggctcacgcctataatcccagcactttgggaggccgaggtggacaaatcacctgaggtcaggaattcgagaccagcctgaccaatatgatgaaactccatctctactaaaaatacaaaaattagccagacgtggtgacatgcgcctgtaatcccagctactcgggaggctgagacaggagaattgcttgaacccgggagatggaggttgcggtgagcaagatcacgccattgcactccagcctgggcaacaagagcgaaactccatctcaaaaattaaaaaagaaagaaaaagaactctcACAGAAGCCAGGAGTCCTGACTTGGTGGAAGGAAATGTACAGGCATCTGAGTGGTAGAGAACGGAGCCTGCTCTTCCAGGGGCGCCCATCTCCAGAACATTGTGTCTCCCAGAGACACAATCTCCCTGATTGATTTCATGATTTTGTTGGCACCTGCCAaagttctcttcttttcctctgggttctGCTGCCTGCCTATATGTGCCCTCTCTTGTACCCAATTCCCAGAGTTGGCCTGTCCCAAATTCTTTCCCTCTATCCAAAGTTGGTATGCATTGACCTACCTGTGGACAATAGTGATTTCTGTCTCCTGTCCTTAGTCCTCTCACCCTCCATCTCTCCTTCCCATAGGCATCGATGTTGAACAAGTGTCTGTCGTCATCAACTTTGATCTTCCCGTGGACAAGGACGGGAACCCTGACAACGAGACCTACCTGCACCGGATCGGGCGCACAGGCCGCTTTGGCAAGAGGGGCCTGGCAGTGAACATGGTGGACAGCAAGCACAGCATGAACATCCTGAACAGAATCCAGGAGCATTTTAGTGAGTCCCGGGGAGGGTCCTGTGCCTGGTGCCCTTTACTAAGGGGGGTGGAGTGAGGAAAGGGGTAGGATCTTCTGTAGCCCCAAGAGAGGCTCTGTCCCTGGCACACTCCCCTCCTTTCTGACCATATGGCAGTTCTCAGGGCCACACCTGGAGACTTCAGGACCCAAGGACTCCAAGGACAGCTCCCCCATGACCGGGCTTCGGGGCGTGGGGCTCTGACTGTTGCTGTCAGTGACTAGGGGCCCTGCTGCCCCCTGCTCAGGCACCCGGAGCCTTTggggatgaatgaatgattgctGTGGCCCGGGGTGGGGCACATTCCTGGGCACGGTAGAGACCTGTGTATTTTTCCCCCAGATAAGAAGATAGAACGATTGGACACAGATGATTTGGATGAGATTGAGAAAATAGCCAACTGAGAAGCTCCACCAGCCACTGGTGCCAGCCCTGACACTGCCCCTGCACGGGAGACAAGTGCGTTCAGGGCACAGCCCCCAACATCACCCCAAGGACAACGGCATGAGTAGAGAGAAACTACCTACCTCACTTCAAATTATGTTTGGACTTGACAAAAATGTGTGCAAATGACAGGGGGCAGTAGAAGGAAAAATTTGCATTTTGGAAAATTGGGTCCTTTCCCtacttttttaaaagccacatttCCCACATCTTTATAATAATCTGGTCACATTGGCAGTCACTAGCCCCAAGACCCCCTTCAGATTTTGGCTAGGCATCGTGGAACCAGCTCCAGCCCTTGAAGAAATGGTAGACATGCAGGTTGTGCGGAGGAGGCTGAGTGGAAAATGGTGTGAGCCTCACCGCCATGGATTGAACGAGGGAAGCGGCAGCAGAGGAGGCCAGAGCTGCCCCCTCCCTGTCTCTTCACTGGACCCTTCACATGTGTTTCTCTTGCCCTTGGGCCGTCTTCCTTCTCCTGAAATCCAGAGACTTTCTTGCTTATCCCTTCTCCCTTTCACTTCTGTTCTCTGCTGCAGAAAGTAGCCTTGCGTATCCCTGATGAGCAGCTCAGCTACTTTGTAAACTTCAGATTTGGAGAGAAACATGGAAGTCAGTGAATCCTGACCTCTTGAGAGAGAGTGACCTGGCAAGGGCCGATGAAGGGGCTGGGCCTGGGCTtgacttctcttccttctctcagtTGCTCCCTCTGCTTAGGCCCCTGGTACTCAGTTTCGGCAGCCGGGAGACCCCAGGTGAGTTTGTGAGCACACACGTAGTTGGTTCTTACCCCTGGGTGTCACACTGGGCCGGGAGCTGAGCAACAGTTTGGAACGGAAGTTATGACCAAGGGAATACTCTGATTATGCTGCTCATTTATAATAGTGGACATTATGAAGAGCTCTGATTCCTACATAATATGAATAAGGatgaataggccgggcgtggtggctcatgcctgtaatcccagcactttgggaggctgaggcgggtggatcggttgagctcaggagtttgggaccagcctggccaacatgatgaaaccccgtctctaccaaagatagaaaaaatgtagctgggcgtggtggcgcacgcctgtagtcccagctactcgggaggctgaggtaggaggatcgctgaAGCCTGggtagaggctgctgtgagctgagatggcgccactgcactccagcctgggtaacagagtgagaccctgactcaataaataaataaggatggATAAATTATAGCTGTATGCATCATTCATTATGCtaagacattttaaagtaattatgagAAATGCTCTACtaatcatgatttgtttttatttgtatttttccgcTTATTAGACAAATatatactcattttaaaaaggcgtgtgtgtatataaagtGAGAGTGCTCTCTATCCCTACTCCTCTGGGATCCTGATTCCTGGTAGCTTGGTGACTATTCTACCATATTGCCTTTTATTTGCATAAacccatttttcttttacaaaaatggGAACATTCTATTCACACTACTGTGCAACCTGCTTTCACTGATCAGCATGTGTTAGACATGTTGAAGGTCCAATACACACACATCTTCCTTGCCCTGGAAACACCATCCACCGTCCTTTCAGCATGTAGCTGTCCCAGCATTTATCTCCTGGTTCCTCTAGTGACAGGCATGGGGGATTTCCAGTACATGGCTCTTACCCACATTACtacaatgaacttttttttttttttttgagacagagtgtcactctggcctggagtgcagtggcgtgatcttggcccactgcaacactctgctcccagcttcaagcaattctcttgcctcagcctcccaagtagctgggattacaggcgcatgccaccatgcccggctaatttttatattttcagtagagacggggtttcgccatgttggccaggctggtctcgaactgacctcaaatgatctgcctgcctctcttggcctcccagagtgctaggattgtaggtgtgtgccatcacgcccagctgaacatctttttttttttgagatggagtctcactctctcgcccaggctggaatgctgtggtgtgatcttggctcactgcaacctccacctcccaggttcaagccattctcctgccttagcctcctgagtagctgggattgcaggtgcccaccaccacgcccgggtaatttttgtatttttagtagagacggggtttcaccatgttggtcagactggtctcaaactcctgacctcgtgatccgcccacctcagtctccaaaagtgctgggattacaggtgtgagctactgcgcctggcctgaacatctttttaaaaaagatttattgccgggcgcggtggctcaagcctgtaatcccagcactttgggaggccgagacgggcggatcacgaggtcgggagatcgagaccatcctggttaacacggtgaaaccccgtctctactaaaaaatacaaaaaactagccgggcgaagtggcgggtgcctgtagtcccagctactcgggaggctgaggcaggagaatggcgtgaacccaagaggaggagcttgcagtgagctgagatccggccactgcactccagcctgggtgacagagcaagactccgtctcaaaaaaaaaaaagatttatttttgtagagatggagcctcactatgttgcccagtccggtctcaaactactgggctcaagcgatcctcctacctcaacctcccaagtagttgggattgtAGGCCTGAGCCCTTAACCCAGCCTgaacttctttgttctttttttttttttttttttttttgagaccagctctcacttttgtcacccaggctggaatacagtgacatgatctcagttcactgcaacctcgagccagtctcaagtgaccctcctgcctacccctccaagtagatgggactttaggcctgcaccaccacacccagctaatttttgtagagatggggtctcaccatgctgtccaggctggttttgaactcctgagcttaagcagtctgcccacctgggcctcccaaagtgctgggactacaggcatgagccaccgtgcccaacctctTATTTTTGAGCGTTTGGTGAAAATCACTTCAGGCTATTATTCCTGGAAGTATAATTGTTGGGTCAAAGAGTagggacatttaaaattttaattcattgcCATTTACACTTGCCAAAAGGTTTTTAGCAATTTATGTTACTGtgatacaaaaatacatattatctTACATGGTTGTCAACACTATAATCAATGTTTAAAACTTTGCCAAGAGATTATGTCATTGTTTTTTCGATTTTGACTTAGTGAGGCTTGGCAAATATTCAGTTTCTTGGAAAATCTTTTCTGTTGGGGAGCTGCCCATTCTTGTCTCACtactttattattactattattattattatgaaatggagtttcgctctcgttgcctgggctggagtgcagtggtgcgattttggctcactacaacctgtctctcgggctcaagtgattctcctgcctcagtctcccaagtaactgggattacaggcatttgccaccacgctgggctaaattttgtatttttagtagagatggggtttcaccatgttgaccaggctggtctcagactcctgacctcatgacccacccacctcagcctcccaaagtgctggggttacaggcgtgagccaccgtgtccagcctaaGTGTACTCAAGCCTTAGTTAaggtttatttctatttatagcAAAGATAGCTGAGATCTCAAACTCTTCCCTTTCATGGTCTCCAGTGCGGTGCCTGTGGTAACAGCGTTTCACAGGAAGCACCGCGCAGACACAGCCCAGGGGACTGCCATGGCCCCACGAGGGGGCAGCGTCTCTTCCCTCTCTGGTCCCCTTTACCCATTCCATGACAAATGGTGGGCACAAAAAAGATATTGCAGGAAGGCCCTCGGTGATTCACTTCATATGTTTATGTAttggttgaattttttttgtaattttaaaaaaggaaaggcaaagtCGTTTTATAGGGAGGCCGGATGGAACTGGGCGCCCTGAGTGCAGATGCCATATGTTTCTTCTGCTTCACAGGCTTCCCCTGGAGAGAAGCAGGCTGCCAGAGAGCCTGTGCTGTTCTCAGCAGCACAAACAGTCGCTAGAGGAAAGATGTTAATTCCACACTCTGAGGACCAGGCTGGCCCACATACATACTGCTCCGCAGCCTCACAGAGGCAGGAGAGGGGGACCTCCTCTTGGATTTTGTGGGTTGGTTGTTACCCAGGCATAGACTTGCTGCAggagctgtgattttttttcacaagaGTAGTGAGAAGGCGCATTGATTCTTAATTCACACTCAAAAGGGAatacttttagttttaaaaatgtagtttcaGTATTTTACCTTCCCTTTGCCTAGCAAGGAATGATGCATCTGACCTTGCCAGTCACAGAAGATACTTCCTTGTCTGCTGCCTGTGGATAggtaaaatacctttttttttttttttttgagatggagtcttactctgttgctcaggctggagtgcagtggcttgatctcagctcaccacaacctatacctcccaggttcaagcaattctctgcctcagtctcccaagtagctgggatcacagccgcccgccaccacgcccggctaatttttttgtgtttttagtagagatggggtttcaccatcttggccaggctggtcttgaactcctgaccctgtgatccacccacctcagcctcccaaaatgctgggattacagacataagccaccgtgcctggccataaaatatttttaaaaaatttttttagccgggctccagctgctctggaggctgaggtgggaggatcacttgaatccaggagtttttgaggctgcagtgagctctgcaccagtctgggtgacaggagaccctgtctcttaaaaaaaaaaaaaaaaaaggcccaggcgcagtggctcacgcctgtaatcccaacactttgggaggccgacatgggcagatgacgaggtcagaagatcaagaccatcctggtgaacatggtctctactaaaaatacaaaaaaattagccgggtgtcgtggcaggcgcctgtagtcccagctactcgggaggccgaggcagaagaatggcgtgaacccgggaggcagagcttacaatCAGCCGAGattcccgccactgcactccagcctgggcgacagtgagaatcagtctcaaaaaaaaaaaaaaaaaaagtggccagtcacagtggctcacgcctgtaatcccagcactttgggaggccgaggcaggcagatcaccagaggtcgggagttcaagaccagcctgaccaacatggagaaaatctgtctctactaaaaatatacaattagctgggtatggtggtgcttgcctgtaatcccagctactcgggaggctgaagcaggagaatcacttgaacccgggaggtggaggttgggatgagccgagatcgggccattgcactccagcttgggcaactagagtgaaaccccatctcaaattaaaaaagaaaaagaaaaagaaaaattacaaacatgCATGCATTCATGAGAGGGCACCGGCATCTCTGAAAAGCTCAGTGGTGGCTGTCCTCAGAGAGAGGTGACAGTGGGGTACACTGCACTAGAACCACTTCCTTGGTATCCTTGCTGGGTCAAAACAACACAGTGCTTGGCcaacaggaaattttaaaaagatgagattATGTGGGACTCTGTATTCTGGAGGTCTGGCACTTGGTGTGCTCGCCGACCAATTGCAGCATAAGGCAGTCAGTTTTGAGGGATATGCAGGACAAGAAACAGATCTTGGCAGGTTCATAGACAGGCTGTCGtacacactgtcttccactgGGCCTTAAGACttagctggggccaggcacagtggctcacacctgtaatcccagcacttcaggaggctgaggcgagtggatcacctgaggtcaggagtctgagaccagcttggccagcatggcgaaaccctgtctctgctacacttgatcttagccaaaagccGAGAAgcgatccctgtctctactaaaagtacaaaaattagccaggcgtggtagcaggcgcctgtaatcccagctactcaggaggctgaggagaatcacttgaacctgggagatggaagttgcagtgagccgagatagcaccactgcactccagcctgggcaacagagcaagactcttgtctcaataaataaataaatcaaataaataaaaatgggggTTGCCTGTGGCATGGTGGAAATTGGGCTGTGGAGGCAGGGCTGTGCCAGAGGGGCAAACCGGACTTAGATGCACTTCCCTGAGAGGTGGGGACAGCCCAGCCTGTGGCCACCCAAATGCATCGGAGCCTGATGGAGACCTGGAGACATCATGTTGAGAGAGGCCAGAGTGGTTACAGGACAGCCACTGCAAGGAGATGCTACCAGGAATTCTTTCCAATGAGTTCCTCTCTTGGAGGGAACTCAAGAGGTGACAATGAGCTGATTTTTAACCAAAATGCTTGTACCCGCTCAGACTTCAGTGTCTTGGAGAGCAGAGTCCAGGAATGAGGTGCCTGTTGTATGAGGGGGCGGGGAGGGTGTCTGGAAGTCATCTCGCTCCTCCCATATGCCCCAGCATTCTCAGCTATTATCAGTCACAGCTACCCTATGAGAGCTGCCTTCTTCCCACCATCATGCCCATTTCAGAACAATGAAGGACTAGACAGTTTTTGCTCCTTTTAATTCAGAAcgagaaagggaaggaaataaacaaGTTTGTTTAAATTACTATTGCAGAAAAGATCTGGCTGGATGCTGGGACCTACCTCTTCCAGGATGGGGAttcatgatttaatttttttttgagacagggtcttgctctgtcgcccaggctggagtgcagtggcacaatctcggctcactgcaacctttgcctcccgggttcaagggattctcctgcctcagccttccaagtagctgggattacaggagcgcaccactgcgcctggctaatttttgtgtgtgtgtgtgtgtatatatatgtgtatatatatgtattttttttttttttttggtagagacggggtttcaccatgttggccaggctgatctggaactcctgaccttagtaTTAAGTactccgcccgcctcggcctcccaaagtgctgggatgacaggtgtgagccaccatgcctggcgggATTCATGatttaaagcaaaagcaaaagaaaaaagaaataaattattctgcTCAATACTGTTTGGCATAATtgcattttcatcttttcaacaCTCAAAACAGCCTCTTCGGGAAGCATTGAGATGGGAGTGACAAAACTGGCTGGGGCCTAGCTCTCTAAAACGGTGGGGGAGGGGGGGCGCCCTGAGAGAGGCATTCTAGCCTCACCCCAATCACCCCTATTTTTACTCTTCCTACTTTCGGAATTGGAAAGAACGACACTCGAGCTAGGTTCGAATATATTAACTTTCAGGGCCCACTGCCCATCCCAACCCTCCCCTAACAAAGTCCCCTGCCAGTCCCTGTTCCCCCAGCCAGCTGCAGGAACCTACCAACAGCCAGGAGGCTGCCTGGTGGTGTCAACTAAAAAGAGGGAGCGTCTGCGCCGTCACTGTTGGGGAGGGGGCTCTATTAGTGGTTTGAGAGCTTCACAGAAGCCTTCCCCCTCCTAAACCTCCCCAGCCTCCAAGGGAGAGAATTCCACCAGCAGCCCCGCTAGGAACCTAAGCTGGGTTCAGCCATGCAAGCAGCTTCCAGGTGGAACCCCGGCCGTAAGCTTCCCAGCCCTTCTGAAGTGGGAGATGGAGAGCAGGGTGGAGGGAGGCGGCCTGCAGCGTGTAAGTCTCCTCTTCCCCGGCCGGCTCCAGGCTGCGGGCTCTGCCAGCTCAGAATTTGCAGAGAATCTGCAGGTCGACCACCCTCGGCAGCTTCAGCTTAACCAAAGTATCAGCCCCAGGCTAACTCTTCCCCAGGCAAGAGGCTatgggtggaggaggaggtgcATGCAACAGGCAGCTGGGCCCATCGCCAGCCTCCTTCTGCCGTGCAGCCCCCTCCCCAGAGCCCGCCGAAaacgggggcggggggggggggaggcGTATGGATGGAATCGGGGACTGTGGACTGTTTTCCAGAGCAACAGGCTGGTGAGGCGGCCCCGGGCCCAGGGAGAGGCGCTGAGAAGGCTGCGGGTGAACGGGAGGGCAGAGGGCACACGTGAGAGCACCTTGCACTGGAGGGGACAGGGCTTCCTCGAGCCCTGCCGTCCCCTCCACCTGTCCGGAGTTCGGCCTGGGAGCACCCCACCCCGCAGGGGACGCCACTCCCGGCTTCCTGGAGACGCAGGCGGCCCTGGGGGCGCGGCCGTCCCACAGCGCCGCCGAGGTGGGACTGGAGGTCCCGAGCCCTGAGCCCCGCAGCGACCGCTTTTCTTTGGTGGGTCTGCACGCACCCATCCGGGCAGGCGGGGAAAGGGGCCGGGCGGCCACCTCTCCTGACGCCCGCAGCGACTGCCCGTTCTCCGGGTCTGGCCAGCGATGGAAACGCTCCTCCGGCCGAGCCTCAGGGAAGTGCTTCGCCGAGGCCTGCGCCATGCTCTCCTCCTCAGAAAGCGTGAAAGAAAACCCTAACCCAAAGCATGAGGGAGTGGGGATTGAGCGGCCGCCGGCCCGCCCCCGAAGGCCATTGATTGGAGGAGACTGGACACAGCGCCAGAGGTTCTCCTTGAGTCGCATGATTGCCTGGAAGAAACAGAAGCTCCGCCCGACCGCAGCGCAGATTAGTGCCAGGCCCGGCCGGTCCCCAGTGTCTCGTGATTGGCGGGGCGCAGCGGACGCCCCCGGGGCTGCAGCATGATTGGTCCTGGGTTGCAGGTCCCGGGTCCCTGGTCGGAGCGCCGGCACCTAACAGATGTGCCGGGAGGGTCGCGGTGAGGCCCGGCTCAGTTGCCCCGGTAGACTTCGATCTTGCTGGCCTTGGCCAGCATATCGATGATATGGGCCTCGAAGTCCGCGTCGTGCACGCCAGTCTTCCGGAACTCGCCCGCGTACCGGTTGTTCTCCCAGTAGTGGTGCCAGTTGCCCCGGCTGTCGGCCCCGAACCCGTACACGTTCACCTGCGGGGAAGCGCAGCGCAGCGTCACCCCAGGCGGTGACCCAGAGAATGGCGCAGGGCGGGCTCGGGAtgacagagaggagaggggagcgGGAGGCTCCAGGGAGATGCGGGAGCCCCCAGGCCTGGCCTAAGAACATGGACTCACATGGGGACACCACCTTCCCTTTGCAGTTGTCCTTCCTCTGCAGCCCTtgctaattcctttttttttctttctttttaaatggagTACTTTGATCAGCACCATTCAATGAAGCACTTGCCGGCAACGTGCGCGTGCTGGGCCTCAGCTCTTGCTCTTCGTGGCAGGGCAACCCTGGTCACTGGTGGAACGGGTTCTCTGAACGACTAAGCTCCATTTTTACACAAAGTAGGCCTGGGGCTCAGAGCTGGTGGGGGCAGCCGTCCAGATGGAATTCAACTACATACACTCTCCATTCtatttatgttttgttgttgttgttttctttttcattctgtcacccaggctagagtaaaatgccgctatctcggctcactgcaacctacacctcctgggttcaagtgattctcctgcctcagcctcccgagcagctgagattacaggcgtgccccaccacgcctggctaattttttgtatttttactagagatggggcttcaccatgttggccagtttggtcttgaactcttgacctcaagtaatccacccacctcagcctcccaaagtgctgggattacaggcgtcagccaccacgggGTCAATAACTTAACTTTTTAATGAAGAGATTTTGGATTTAGTAGAATCATGAAAGCAGAAACATTTGGGAAAGGCATAGCTATACTTTATAGTCTAGAGATGGGGAAAACCAAGGCCACATGAATTCTGCCTACAGAAGCACATTCCTCTGTTAG contains:
- the LOC108583558 gene encoding WAS/WASL-interacting protein family member 1-like; translation: MRLKENLWRCVQSPPINGLRGRAGGRSIPTPSCFGLGFSFTLSEEESMAQASAKHFPEARPEERFHRWPDPENGQSLRASGEVAARPLSPPARMGACRPTKEKRSLRGSGLGTSSPTSAALWDGRAPRAACVSRKPGVASPAGWGAPRPNSGQVEGTAGLEEALSPPVQGALTCALCPPVHPQPSQRLSLGPGPPHQPVALENSPQSPIPSIRLPPPPPPFSAGSGEGAARQKEAGDGPSCLLHAPPPPPIASCLGKS